A stretch of Chitinophaga caeni DNA encodes these proteins:
- a CDS encoding universal stress protein → MKKIIAVFDGLYFSEATLVHAIYLAKQMNAHLEGLFLDDKLYNSYDIYEVVQQKGTWTNDILSLQVEDDQTREESVRTFEQACKKEAINFSIHRNSNPALQELIHESIYADLLIIDQKECFKYRREEKPTTFIRNLLTDVECPVFLVTSNTPLIEKIVLLYDGEPSAVYAIKMFSYLGPIDTTMETEVVSVKNAPEFLHYENTRLMSEFMERHFPAAQFKVLPGEPEQTILEHLAEQKPNTLVIMGAYRRSNVSRWFRASMADVVMDKLNLPLFVAHK, encoded by the coding sequence ATGAAAAAGATCATAGCTGTTTTTGACGGATTATATTTCTCGGAAGCTACACTAGTGCATGCGATCTACCTAGCGAAGCAAATGAACGCGCACTTGGAAGGATTATTCTTGGACGATAAGCTTTACAATAGTTACGATATTTATGAAGTTGTACAGCAGAAAGGTACTTGGACCAATGATATACTTTCATTGCAGGTAGAGGATGATCAAACACGCGAGGAATCCGTTCGTACTTTCGAACAAGCCTGCAAGAAAGAGGCAATCAATTTCAGCATTCATAGAAATTCTAATCCCGCCTTGCAGGAATTGATCCACGAAAGTATATATGCAGATTTACTAATTATAGACCAGAAAGAATGCTTTAAATACCGAAGGGAGGAGAAACCAACTACATTTATCCGTAACCTTTTGACAGATGTGGAATGCCCGGTTTTCCTGGTTACATCTAATACTCCCTTGATCGAAAAGATCGTGTTGCTTTATGATGGGGAACCGTCAGCAGTATATGCAATCAAGATGTTTAGTTACCTGGGGCCCATTGATACAACCATGGAGACGGAAGTAGTTTCCGTAAAAAATGCCCCGGAATTTTTACATTATGAGAATACACGGTTGATGAGCGAATTCATGGAAAGACACTTTCCTGCCGCGCAGTTTAAAGTTTTGCCCGGGGAGCCGGAGCAAACTATCCTGGAGCACCTCGCGGAACAGAAACCGAATACGCTGGTTATCATGGGCGCATACCGGAGGTCAAACGTATCACGTTGGTTCAGGGCCAGCATGGCAGATGTTGTGATGGATAAGTTGAACTTACCGCTATTTGTAGCGCATAAATAA
- a CDS encoding pirin family protein: protein MKKIKQVHAAVAAPIADLVTFRALPTHTVQYLDPFLFLNHHGPQEFAPGNRGLPFGPHPHRGIETVTFILEGDIMHQDSSGYESVINKGGVQWMTAGKGLIHSETSSPKFREEGGSLEILQLWLNLPSKLKMTEPLYKGLQASEIPKIYLDDDKVQIDKIAGEDGAAFHTSIQLNLIHFKAGGQIVLNVPKDHQVFFYVTRGALIVNQSEIGAHQLVEFEHPGHEIKVMAKGEALLLYGHGKPFNEPIVAHGPFVMNSEAEIQQAYEDYRSGEMGNWEL from the coding sequence ATGAAAAAAATTAAACAGGTTCATGCTGCCGTAGCTGCACCTATCGCAGACCTAGTTACTTTCAGGGCCTTGCCCACGCACACGGTACAGTATTTAGATCCATTCCTCTTCCTAAACCATCACGGTCCGCAGGAATTCGCTCCGGGTAACCGTGGCCTACCCTTCGGGCCGCATCCGCACCGGGGCATCGAAACGGTAACGTTTATCTTGGAAGGTGATATCATGCACCAAGATAGCAGCGGCTACGAAAGTGTAATCAACAAAGGTGGTGTGCAATGGATGACAGCCGGGAAGGGATTGATCCATTCCGAAACTTCCTCTCCCAAGTTCCGGGAAGAAGGTGGTTCATTAGAAATACTTCAATTGTGGCTAAACCTGCCGTCAAAACTTAAAATGACGGAACCGTTGTACAAGGGCTTGCAGGCCAGCGAAATCCCGAAGATTTACCTGGATGATGATAAAGTGCAAATAGATAAGATCGCGGGGGAAGACGGTGCTGCATTCCATACGAGCATACAGTTGAATTTAATTCATTTTAAAGCCGGTGGACAAATTGTCTTAAATGTGCCTAAAGATCACCAGGTGTTTTTCTATGTTACCAGGGGAGCATTGATCGTGAATCAATCTGAAATTGGGGCGCACCAACTGGTGGAATTTGAACATCCCGGGCATGAAATAAAAGTGATGGCAAAGGGGGAAGCATTGTTGCTGTATGGTCATGGCAAACCATTTAACGAACCTATCGTGGCTCATGGCCCCTTCGTGATGAACTCCGAAGCTGAAATACAACAAGCCTACGAAGATTACAGGAGCGGGGAGATGGGTAACTGGGAATTATAA
- a CDS encoding NADPH-dependent FMN reductase, whose product MKILIFNGSMEPHEGSTARKISQYFADYLQGAGVEVIQYNIAAAQIPLLDLRSKTVPAAVKDMAEKFREADAHFWLSPLYHGSIPGGMKNCLDWLEITSRWTSPYLTGKVIGFVCWGEGTQAMQGINTMDAVAKALRAWTLPYSVPIYKKHLLDSQQQIGEEYKHKFDHMLHMLLNCFQLKQ is encoded by the coding sequence ATGAAAATTTTAATCTTCAACGGTTCCATGGAGCCGCACGAAGGTTCCACAGCTCGCAAGATCAGTCAATATTTCGCGGATTATTTACAGGGTGCCGGTGTCGAGGTGATACAGTACAATATTGCAGCAGCGCAAATTCCTTTATTAGATTTGCGTAGTAAGACTGTACCGGCAGCAGTAAAAGATATGGCGGAAAAGTTCCGCGAAGCGGATGCCCATTTTTGGTTGAGCCCACTATACCATGGAAGCATCCCGGGCGGTATGAAAAACTGCCTCGATTGGTTAGAAATCACTTCCCGATGGACTTCACCTTATTTAACCGGTAAAGTTATCGGGTTCGTTTGCTGGGGCGAAGGCACCCAGGCAATGCAGGGTATAAACACGATGGATGCAGTTGCGAAGGCTCTACGGGCATGGACTTTGCCGTACTCCGTACCTATATACAAAAAGCATTTGCTAGATAGCCAACAACAAATCGGTGAAGAGTATAAGCATAAATTTGATCACATGTTACACATGCTGCTGAACTGTTTTCAACTGAAGCAATAA
- a CDS encoding superoxide dismutase, which produces MKHVLPTLDYAYGDLAPYIDARTMEIHYTKHHQAYVDNLNKAITGMQELHDASLEDIMHKVGTLPAAIRNNGGGHYNHSLFWKILSPAKQEIPAKLSEALVSTFGSIDAFKSQFAAAAMGRFGSGWAWLIVDQQQKLTITSSPNQDNPVMDIAEVKGIPILGLDVWEHAYYLNYQNKRADYVNAFWDIVNWDTVSTFYESAIS; this is translated from the coding sequence ATGAAACACGTATTACCTACCTTGGATTATGCTTACGGTGACTTGGCTCCTTATATTGATGCCCGCACCATGGAGATACACTATACGAAACACCACCAGGCATATGTCGATAATCTTAATAAAGCTATAACCGGGATGCAGGAGCTACATGATGCTTCATTGGAAGATATCATGCACAAAGTTGGCACCTTACCGGCAGCGATCCGGAATAACGGCGGTGGCCATTATAACCATTCCCTGTTCTGGAAAATTTTATCTCCCGCCAAGCAGGAGATTCCGGCCAAACTATCCGAAGCGCTAGTATCTACTTTCGGTTCCATCGACGCTTTTAAATCTCAATTCGCCGCGGCAGCCATGGGCCGTTTCGGCTCCGGTTGGGCATGGTTGATCGTTGATCAACAGCAAAAGCTCACGATTACCAGTAGTCCTAACCAAGATAATCCCGTTATGGATATAGCCGAAGTGAAAGGTATACCGATCTTGGGATTAGATGTATGGGAACATGCTTATTACCTTAATTATCAAAATAAAAGGGCAGACTACGTGAATGCATTCTGGGATATTGTGAATTGGGATACCGTGTCAACATTTTACGAATCTGCAATCTCTTAA
- a CDS encoding helix-turn-helix transcriptional regulator: MINNLPEHERALWILKLKGPMPLQPIAGELQVTVEGARFQLLKLAAEGLVVASSVVKGRGRPQQVWSLTDLGQSRFPDTHADLTVRLIEMTREKLGETALQTIIDGHRESAIQKYKSSLASEGSLEEKVKQLARLRFEEGYMAIAEQEGDAFLLIEHHCPICAAAKACQGFCNSELKAFREVLGTGVEIERVAHIIKGDHRCAYRITAK; encoded by the coding sequence ATGATAAATAATTTACCGGAGCATGAAAGGGCCTTATGGATATTAAAGTTGAAAGGGCCGATGCCCTTACAACCGATAGCGGGGGAGTTGCAGGTAACGGTGGAGGGTGCCCGGTTTCAATTATTAAAATTGGCTGCCGAAGGATTAGTGGTTGCATCGTCGGTAGTAAAAGGTCGTGGAAGGCCGCAGCAGGTATGGAGTCTTACGGATCTTGGGCAATCCCGTTTTCCCGATACACATGCTGATTTAACGGTAAGGCTAATAGAGATGACCAGGGAAAAGCTGGGAGAAACGGCCTTGCAAACCATCATTGATGGCCACAGGGAAAGCGCTATTCAAAAATATAAATCGAGCTTGGCTAGCGAGGGAAGCCTAGAAGAAAAGGTGAAGCAACTTGCCCGCTTGCGCTTTGAAGAAGGTTATATGGCCATTGCGGAGCAAGAGGGGGACGCTTTTTTATTAATAGAACACCATTGCCCTATCTGCGCTGCCGCCAAGGCATGCCAAGGATTTTGCAATTCCGAACTGAAAGCTTTCCGCGAAGTATTAGGTACCGGGGTCGAGATAGAAAGGGTTGCCCATATTATTAAAGGTGATCACCGTTGCGCCTATAGAATTACAGCGAAGTAA
- a CDS encoding HAD family hydrolase: protein MNMDSVKLVVTDMDGTLLNANGQKSPEFYTVFRDLRKHDIQFAAASGRQYYNLLHQFEPVKNDMYFMAENGSYVAYKDETLLVRGLETTVAHGLIDIARSIPGAYIILCGRKQAYLESTDEAFLVHVNQYYDRQQIVKDLKSVVDDDLLKIAICDTKGAESNSYQHFKQYEQELQVKISGKTWLDLSDRLANKGVALSALQKRLGIRPEETMVFGDYLNDLEMMGAAKFSYAMANAHPEIKAAATYIAPSNEEDGVMTVLKELLRSKSN from the coding sequence ATGAATATGGATTCGGTTAAATTAGTCGTAACTGACATGGATGGCACGTTGTTAAATGCCAATGGACAGAAGAGCCCTGAATTTTACACGGTATTCCGAGATTTAAGAAAACACGACATACAATTTGCCGCGGCAAGCGGAAGACAATACTACAATTTATTGCATCAATTCGAACCTGTGAAAAACGATATGTATTTCATGGCGGAAAATGGTAGCTATGTTGCATACAAGGATGAAACCTTGCTAGTAAGAGGATTAGAAACTACGGTTGCGCACGGTTTGATCGATATTGCTAGGTCAATTCCCGGCGCGTATATTATTTTGTGCGGTAGGAAACAAGCTTATTTGGAAAGTACGGATGAAGCCTTCCTCGTTCATGTTAATCAATATTACGACAGGCAGCAAATTGTAAAGGATTTGAAATCAGTCGTGGATGATGATTTGTTAAAAATCGCCATTTGCGATACGAAAGGCGCCGAAAGCAATAGCTACCAACATTTCAAGCAATATGAACAGGAGTTACAGGTAAAGATTTCCGGTAAAACCTGGTTGGATCTTTCAGATCGCCTGGCTAATAAGGGCGTGGCTTTATCTGCTTTACAAAAAAGACTGGGGATCAGGCCGGAAGAAACGATGGTTTTCGGTGATTACTTAAACGATCTGGAGATGATGGGGGCGGCAAAATTTAGTTATGCTATGGCCAATGCCCATCCCGAAATCAAGGCTGCTGCCACCTATATCGCCCCTTCTAACGAGGAAGATGGGGTAATGACCGTTTTGAAAGAATTATTACGCTCTAAATCAAACTGA